A DNA window from Luteolibacter luteus contains the following coding sequences:
- a CDS encoding LOG family protein: protein MPKVRLSGTVHGTDDPGRAVRAKLLYLLFNAGWDIYNSNGDQRITLSNIEKKIIESEAFVFTPGATLEDMFKAISIFVGYQTIDRNLAGKPTVILNSDLSWDPFFAVLDHLNKMGTIKQDHRDFLLTADGPETVLETLEMVRLKGLPDAGREKIGESKSTSFEEPVPDDYIGNVCVFCSATLEESSYLADGRSLGRQLAENNIGCVSGAGRSGIMGAVVEGSVGAGGWTAGSNVPHIIELEGLPDGLSSFWLRPDIYTRMEVMIENSDAFVIFPGGAGTVQELLALMIFKHQKNPLMAGKPVVLFNRLNPQGVRFWAPLIELLNGLCRPGDFVVAENLDEILPAVRAGMNAKVPAEA from the coding sequence ATGCCCAAAGTAAGACTTTCTGGAACCGTCCACGGGACCGACGACCCGGGACGGGCGGTGAGAGCGAAGCTGCTCTACCTGCTTTTCAACGCCGGATGGGACATCTACAATTCCAATGGCGACCAGCGCATCACGCTGTCGAACATTGAAAAGAAGATCATCGAGTCCGAAGCCTTCGTCTTCACCCCCGGCGCCACGCTGGAGGACATGTTCAAGGCGATCTCCATCTTCGTCGGCTACCAGACCATCGACCGCAATCTGGCGGGCAAGCCGACGGTGATCCTGAATTCGGATCTGTCGTGGGACCCCTTCTTTGCCGTGCTGGACCATCTGAACAAGATGGGAACCATCAAGCAGGACCATCGAGATTTCCTGCTGACCGCGGATGGCCCGGAGACGGTGCTGGAAACCTTGGAAATGGTGCGCCTGAAGGGACTGCCCGACGCCGGACGCGAAAAGATCGGTGAGAGCAAGAGCACGTCCTTCGAGGAGCCGGTGCCGGACGACTACATCGGCAACGTGTGCGTCTTCTGCTCCGCCACCTTGGAAGAGTCTTCGTACCTCGCCGATGGCAGGTCACTGGGCCGCCAGCTGGCGGAAAACAACATCGGCTGCGTGTCCGGTGCGGGACGCTCCGGGATCATGGGTGCCGTGGTGGAGGGATCCGTAGGTGCCGGCGGCTGGACCGCGGGCTCGAACGTGCCCCACATCATCGAGCTGGAAGGACTGCCGGACGGGCTCTCCAGCTTCTGGCTGAGGCCGGACATCTACACCCGTATGGAGGTGATGATCGAGAATTCCGATGCCTTCGTGATCTTCCCCGGCGGCGCCGGAACAGTGCAGGAGCTGCTGGCCCTGATGATCTTCAAGCACCAGAAGAACCCGCTCATGGCTGGCAAGCCGGTGGTGCTCTTCAACCGCCTGAATCCCCAAGGGGTCCGCTTCTGGGCACCACTGATCGAATTGCTGAACGGCCTGTGCCGTCCGGGAGACTTCGTGGTGGCCGAAAACCTGGATGAGATCCTGCCCGCCGTACGGGCCGGGATGAATGCCAAAGTCCCTGCCGAAGCCTGA
- a CDS encoding alpha/beta fold hydrolase: MKISSAGTGSGLLRLAAKAGGALFAALALSQCATDYTLVTDHPEESLRRETFGYRKWVKEGSQPNVVVIGIHGFCGAAIDYENLGRRMVREQPKTAVYAYEVRGQGKDPLKERRGDIDDPQKWYHDLDQFTTMVREKHPGAKIVWFGESMGALIASHNFRQKVEAGGKAPCDALVISSPVVKFRDDFPKWKKDLVRQASQVTPMARLSLEALAGGQEVQMTHDTLHSEQSETNSWHIDKHTLRLLVTLGDLIDGMPDCAKTFSVPTLVLHGDKDFFSKTEDVQNFFTNIPDKKDRTLKLYPDAYHLLMYDTKKDQVIGDVERWISNLPKKKK, encoded by the coding sequence ATGAAGATTAGTTCCGCTGGCACCGGAAGTGGCCTGCTGCGCCTCGCAGCCAAGGCCGGTGGAGCCTTGTTCGCTGCGCTCGCGCTGTCCCAGTGTGCGACGGATTACACCTTGGTCACCGATCATCCGGAGGAATCCCTGCGACGGGAAACCTTCGGCTACCGGAAGTGGGTCAAGGAAGGTAGCCAGCCGAACGTGGTGGTGATCGGCATCCACGGCTTCTGTGGCGCGGCGATCGACTACGAGAATCTGGGCCGCCGGATGGTCCGGGAGCAGCCGAAGACCGCTGTCTATGCCTACGAGGTACGCGGCCAAGGCAAGGACCCGCTGAAGGAGCGCCGCGGCGATATCGATGACCCGCAGAAGTGGTATCACGACCTCGACCAATTCACGACGATGGTGCGCGAGAAGCATCCGGGCGCGAAGATCGTGTGGTTCGGCGAGAGCATGGGGGCGCTGATCGCTTCCCACAATTTCCGCCAGAAGGTGGAAGCCGGCGGTAAGGCACCCTGCGATGCGCTGGTGATCTCCTCGCCAGTGGTGAAGTTCCGCGACGATTTCCCGAAGTGGAAGAAGGACTTGGTTCGCCAGGCTTCCCAAGTGACCCCGATGGCGCGGCTTTCCCTGGAAGCGCTCGCGGGCGGGCAGGAAGTGCAGATGACGCACGACACCCTGCACTCCGAGCAGTCGGAAACGAACTCCTGGCACATCGACAAGCACACGCTCCGCCTGCTAGTGACGCTGGGTGATCTGATCGATGGCATGCCGGACTGCGCGAAGACCTTCAGTGTTCCGACCTTGGTGCTTCACGGTGACAAGGACTTCTTCAGCAAGACCGAGGACGTGCAGAACTTCTTCACCAACATCCCGGACAAGAAGGATCGCACGCTGAAGCTCTATCCCGACGCCTACCACCTTCTGATGTACGACACCAAGAAGGATCAGGTGATCGGTGACGTGGAGCGCTGGATCAGCAATCTTCCGAAGAAGAAGAAATAA
- a CDS encoding nucleoside deaminase, with the protein MDPFLQAAITEAAAGLSEGGIPIGSVLVRQGIILGRGHNRRMQQGNPILHGEMDALQNAGRLPAHIYQECTLYTTLSPCPMCTGAILLYGIPKVVIGENLTFMGEEALLKSRGVEIEVVQSEKCVDLMRRFIAANPGVWNEDIGEP; encoded by the coding sequence ATGGACCCGTTTCTTCAAGCCGCCATCACGGAGGCAGCCGCCGGGCTGTCGGAGGGGGGAATCCCGATCGGAAGTGTCCTCGTCCGTCAGGGCATCATCCTCGGGCGCGGCCACAACCGCCGCATGCAACAGGGAAATCCCATCCTGCACGGTGAAATGGACGCCTTGCAGAATGCCGGGCGCCTTCCTGCGCATATTTACCAGGAGTGCACCCTCTACACCACGCTTTCGCCCTGTCCGATGTGCACCGGTGCTATCCTCCTCTACGGGATTCCGAAGGTGGTAATTGGCGAGAACCTCACCTTCATGGGCGAGGAAGCGCTTCTGAAGAGCCGCGGCGTCGAAATCGAGGTCGTTCAGAGCGAAAAGTGCGTGGATTTGATGCGTCGTTTCATCGCCGCGAATCCCGGAGTCTGGAACGAGGACATCGGTGAACCTTGA